A single Phragmites australis chromosome 4, lpPhrAust1.1, whole genome shotgun sequence DNA region contains:
- the LOC133915814 gene encoding protein LOL3-like: MQNQIVCHGCRTVLLYPRGAPSVCCAVCQAITTVPPPGLEMAQLICGGCRTLLMYTRNADTVRCSCCNTVNLVRPVNTIAHVNCGQCQTTLMYPYGAPSVKCAICNYITTTGTNTVTPMPSARPTSNGSSYSASSTSAPKSQPQNVTVVVENPMTVDEKGKLVSNVVVGVTAGKK, translated from the exons ATGCAGAACCAGATCGTGTGCCATGGTTGCCGGACCGTTCTACTCTACCCGCGAGGGGCGCCCAGTGTCTGCTGCGCGGTGTGCCAGGCCATCACCACCGTGCCACCACCAG GACTGGAAATGGCTCAGCTTATATGTGGTGGTTGTCGAACTTTGCTGATGTATACTCGCAATGCAGACACTGTGAGATGTTCATGTTGTAATACAGTCAATCTTGTCAGACCAG TGAATACTATAGCTCATGTGAACTGCGGTCAGTGCCAGACGACTTTGATGTATCCATATGGAGCACCTTCAGTAAAATGTGCCATATGTAATTATATCACAACTACTGGA ACAAATACTGTGACACCCATGCCATCTGCAAGGCCTACATCAAATGGATCTTCATATAGTGCCTCGTCTACTTCTGCT CCTAAATCTCAACCCCAGAATGTAACTGTTGTTGTTGAGAACCCTATGACAGTCGATGAAAAGGGAAAACTG GTGAGCAACGTTGTAGTTGGAGTCACAGCTGGGAAAAAGTAA